The following proteins are co-located in the Candidatus Eisenbacteria bacterium genome:
- a CDS encoding D-alanine--D-alanine ligase: MSKKIRVGVLFGGQSGEHEVSLASARSVIEALEASGRYEVVPIGIARTGRWILHPKALAILSSRAEIRLGVDSQRAEIGPAAVPDEPTALVPDGERSSLVPLSGGAPERLDVVFPVLHGTKGEDGTVQGFLDLAGIPYVGCGVASSAVAMDKDLAKRLFRSAGLLVPDWILVRRTRWEREREGVLNEAERIGYPCFVKPANLGSSVGISKAKNRNELARAIDEAARYDVRILVEEAIVAREIEVSVLGNNDPEASLPGEVIPCNEFYDYNAKYIDGESELVIPALLSPEKTKEVRDSAIRAFRALDCAGMARVDFLLERTTDRLLLSEVNTIPGFTSISMYTKLWEASGLSYGALVDRLIELAFERHEERKGLLTSYRPPKQENGGA; the protein is encoded by the coding sequence ATGAGCAAGAAGATTCGCGTGGGCGTTCTCTTCGGAGGCCAGTCGGGCGAGCACGAGGTCTCGCTCGCGTCCGCGCGCTCGGTGATCGAGGCGCTCGAAGCCTCGGGGCGCTACGAGGTCGTTCCGATTGGCATCGCGCGCACCGGCCGATGGATCCTCCATCCGAAGGCGCTCGCGATCCTCTCCTCGCGCGCGGAGATCCGCCTCGGAGTCGATTCCCAGCGGGCGGAGATCGGCCCGGCCGCGGTTCCCGACGAGCCGACGGCACTCGTGCCCGACGGCGAGCGCTCCTCTCTCGTCCCCCTCTCCGGCGGCGCGCCCGAGCGTCTCGACGTCGTCTTCCCGGTCCTTCACGGGACAAAAGGCGAGGATGGAACCGTTCAGGGTTTTCTCGATCTCGCCGGCATCCCATACGTTGGATGCGGCGTCGCCTCGTCCGCCGTCGCCATGGACAAGGATCTGGCGAAGAGGCTCTTTCGCTCGGCGGGGCTCCTCGTTCCCGACTGGATCCTCGTGAGGCGCACGCGCTGGGAGCGGGAGCGCGAAGGGGTTCTGAACGAGGCGGAGAGAATCGGATACCCTTGCTTCGTGAAGCCCGCGAACCTGGGATCGAGCGTCGGGATCAGCAAGGCGAAGAATCGGAACGAGCTCGCGCGCGCGATCGACGAGGCGGCCCGATACGACGTCCGCATTCTCGTCGAGGAGGCGATCGTCGCGCGCGAGATCGAGGTGAGCGTCCTCGGCAACAACGACCCGGAGGCATCCCTTCCCGGCGAGGTCATTCCCTGCAACGAGTTCTATGACTACAACGCGAAGTACATCGACGGAGAGTCCGAGCTCGTCATCCCCGCCCTCCTCTCGCCCGAGAAGACGAAGGAAGTTCGCGACTCGGCGATCCGCGCCTTCCGCGCGCTCGATTGCGCGGGGATGGCGCGCGTCGACTTTCTTCTCGAGCGAACGACCGACAGGCTCTTACTCTCCGAGGTGAACACGATCCCGGGCTTCACGTCGATCAGCATGTACACGAAGCTGTGGGAAGCGTCCGGGCTCTCCTATGGGGCGCTCGTCGATCGATTGATCGAGCTCGCCTTCGAGCGGCACGAGGAAAGGAAGGGGCTTCTCACGAGCTATCGTCCGCCGAAACAGGAGAACGGCGGAGCATGA
- a CDS encoding redoxin domain-containing protein translates to MQQRFLLVFLAVVVLFAACSRPEPLPFSCSPPKPKARDTITIRYRPDLSDPRLARADSVLLRFALVGEWGELCSNVLPMKKRGNEWRVSFHPTELLPVDPILLVSAFLDSDDPDLYDNNQDDPWIVPFYRGGHPAPGFHYQVFRLRARETRLPDILGLPGDHAKIVESIEADLAMNPDHLPARAASWMAPLHEAGYGSEEYNALRQPIRARLDSLFSELILRGDPDSLAASFIPLFDLIDMDGGADSLVSRLRERFPDSRLVTLAELEAAKIQDDDSIRIRRLEEFVRAHPEDRLVTQARDLLVRWLVYLREPDKLIGMMDSGVPLEPSELRYLAWALFNSGRTADAERVMRRCIEEAEKETRPDESPYSVDEWTKIHEHDRAIYLWTLAWFLSENENYQDAFALLDRAVSTVPNAVDPGLLAALAECQENLGRDEEALRTYDRVAEMEDPDPETLDKWRAVYSDVHGSTERFEEHLADLAAARRSKDLARLDRVALRWPAPDVTIRDLEGNVHSLAEFRGKVVLVDFWATWCGPCMQALPHLDTLFREWEPSGNFAILPVNTWERCSPEERLQRIQGKWNELGLSLPVYLDVETDEKSSPSAAAQFKVRGIPATFILDRDGNILFKDSGFGGKKTMDEIRLKIEFAMSRGAPGA, encoded by the coding sequence ATGCAGCAGCGGTTTCTTCTTGTCTTTCTCGCGGTCGTAGTCCTCTTCGCGGCTTGCTCTCGACCGGAGCCTCTTCCGTTCTCCTGTTCCCCTCCCAAACCGAAGGCCCGAGACACGATCACGATCCGCTATCGCCCGGACCTTTCGGATCCGCGGCTCGCTCGCGCCGACTCTGTGCTTCTCCGATTCGCTCTCGTGGGAGAGTGGGGAGAGCTCTGCTCGAATGTCCTCCCGATGAAGAAGCGCGGGAACGAGTGGCGAGTGAGCTTTCACCCGACGGAACTTCTCCCCGTCGACCCGATTCTCCTCGTCTCTGCCTTCCTCGACTCTGACGATCCCGATCTTTACGACAACAACCAAGACGATCCGTGGATCGTTCCTTTCTACCGAGGCGGCCATCCGGCTCCCGGTTTTCACTATCAGGTATTCCGGCTTCGCGCCAGAGAGACTCGCCTTCCAGACATTCTCGGCCTACCCGGAGACCACGCGAAGATCGTAGAGAGCATCGAGGCCGATCTCGCGATGAATCCCGATCACCTCCCCGCTCGCGCGGCTTCCTGGATGGCCCCCCTACACGAGGCCGGATACGGCTCCGAGGAGTACAACGCCCTTCGACAACCCATCCGAGCGCGCCTCGATTCGCTCTTCTCGGAGCTCATCTTGCGAGGAGATCCCGATTCCCTTGCGGCTTCTTTCATTCCGCTCTTCGATCTCATCGACATGGACGGAGGGGCGGATTCGCTCGTCTCTCGCCTTCGCGAGCGATTCCCCGACAGTCGTCTCGTGACCCTCGCCGAGCTCGAAGCGGCGAAGATCCAGGACGACGACAGCATCCGCATTCGACGTTTGGAGGAATTCGTCCGCGCTCATCCCGAAGACCGACTCGTTACGCAAGCCCGGGATCTCCTCGTGAGGTGGCTCGTCTACCTGAGAGAACCGGACAAGCTGATCGGGATGATGGACAGCGGTGTTCCTCTCGAACCTTCTGAGCTTCGCTACCTCGCATGGGCTCTCTTCAACTCGGGCAGAACCGCCGATGCCGAGAGGGTCATGCGGCGATGCATCGAGGAGGCGGAGAAAGAGACAAGGCCCGACGAAAGCCCTTATTCCGTGGACGAATGGACCAAGATCCACGAACACGATCGAGCAATCTATCTTTGGACGCTCGCCTGGTTCCTTTCGGAGAATGAGAACTACCAGGATGCCTTCGCGCTCCTGGATCGAGCGGTATCGACAGTGCCGAATGCGGTCGATCCCGGTCTACTCGCGGCGCTCGCGGAGTGTCAGGAAAACCTGGGTCGAGACGAGGAGGCACTCCGCACCTACGATCGCGTCGCCGAGATGGAGGACCCGGATCCAGAAACACTCGACAAATGGCGAGCGGTCTATTCAGACGTGCACGGAAGTACGGAACGCTTCGAAGAACATCTCGCCGACCTTGCCGCCGCGAGACGGTCCAAGGATCTCGCCCGTTTGGATCGTGTCGCTCTCCGGTGGCCGGCTCCCGATGTCACAATCCGAGATCTCGAAGGAAACGTCCACTCGCTCGCCGAGTTCCGCGGGAAGGTTGTTCTCGTCGATTTCTGGGCGACCTGGTGCGGCCCGTGCATGCAGGCTCTCCCCCACCTCGACACTCTCTTCCGCGAATGGGAACCCAGCGGGAACTTCGCGATCCTCCCCGTCAACACATGGGAACGATGCTCTCCCGAGGAGCGGCTTCAGAGAATCCAAGGGAAGTGGAACGAGCTCGGCCTCTCGCTCCCGGTTTACCTCGATGTCGAAACCGACGAGAAGAGCTCTCCATCCGCGGCCGCGCAGTTCAAGGTCCGGGGGATCCCAGCCACTTTCATTCTGGATCGCGACGGGAACATTCTGTTCAAGGATAGCGGATTCGGTGGAAAGAAAACCATGGACGAGATTCGCCTCAAGATCGAGTTCGCGATGTCCCGAGGAGCGCCGGGAGCTTGA
- a CDS encoding T9SS type A sorting domain-containing protein, with protein MKGRRFLLGLCILFSSLFHPSTASALTRDEILATAKQYRDLTYNVNSINVYPGNQSGCYTSSCRNTVPVGSGTGMAYSYGNWHTPDEFTSNLTSGRGAGNYPCMNNYSCYYNHMTGIDCSGLVGRAWGITGSKPGTWHLSTSSYSVPIDTGTSLDTTDIRKGDVLDRTTSPAHVMLLNYWNRSNFPRAWIIHSNISDGRVREVEIDVRTYLREEGYKPYRSNDIKDDPLASLLWIGSDSTGTIAWETGWEKETEGFVVHRLRPDGTAEPISDLLPARGSVERGDRYSFLDGSFPGPQTIYRLQEVETSGNTIWLGKTSAADGIPSAPAWQPPVVSLRETPSAEARGAGNCLITNPSYPQNQNLEWIAVCADEWEDALAPLVAYRESQNLSAGVWTVGEVFSCWGDIGPPFIDRNTLRDLLANALAEWTVKPKYLLLVGDAYYLGGDADRIPMWGSYEPELAWFDEDSTWSDRPYADPDGDGVAEIFVGRIPATSAADVSNAVAKILERENSSDPTYGKRSLLFVEDSGDCGNDAAWIRALADSVNACLPTDWSRTLIARSAIGGTYNDWERVADSAWSAGQGLVFFFGNCSGWWSFNDFWNTAMGWDSGKLSPNHVYPFVFGGSCGEGGIDRRDLWGIHRPILEQLLCSFPDRGASGGLLPTRSLHPYTAVRIAKHFIDRVFRGEPTLGSAAYHAMEDLLEVFPGAEDHVWEYVFFGDPAMRSLAPDVSAVAGSMGSEQFAFALEMPAPNPVSARGAIRFSLPAAADVDLKVYDLSGRVVKTILSGRSEAGRHSVEWDGTNERGRPVASGIYFLHLRSGDREAARKITLLR; from the coding sequence ATGAAAGGGAGAAGATTCCTTCTCGGATTGTGCATTCTCTTCTCGTCCCTCTTCCACCCGAGCACTGCCTCGGCCCTCACTCGGGACGAGATCCTCGCCACCGCGAAGCAGTACAGAGATCTCACCTACAACGTGAACTCGATCAACGTCTACCCCGGGAACCAGTCCGGGTGCTACACCTCGTCTTGCCGAAACACCGTTCCCGTCGGATCGGGCACCGGCATGGCCTACTCCTATGGAAACTGGCACACGCCGGATGAGTTCACGAGCAACCTGACTTCCGGTCGGGGCGCCGGGAACTACCCCTGTATGAACAACTATTCCTGCTATTACAATCACATGACCGGGATCGATTGTTCGGGGCTCGTCGGACGCGCCTGGGGAATCACGGGGAGCAAACCGGGCACCTGGCATCTCTCGACGAGTTCCTACTCGGTCCCCATCGACACCGGAACCAGCCTCGACACAACGGATATCCGGAAGGGGGATGTCCTCGACCGAACAACGTCTCCCGCTCATGTCATGCTCCTCAACTACTGGAACCGGTCGAATTTCCCTCGGGCCTGGATCATTCACAGCAACATCTCTGATGGACGCGTTCGTGAAGTGGAAATCGACGTTCGTACGTACCTCAGGGAAGAGGGCTACAAGCCGTACCGCAGCAACGATATCAAGGACGATCCTCTCGCTTCGCTCCTTTGGATCGGGTCCGATTCGACGGGGACGATCGCATGGGAGACCGGATGGGAGAAGGAGACGGAAGGGTTCGTCGTCCATCGACTTCGTCCCGACGGCACGGCGGAGCCGATCTCGGATCTTCTCCCCGCAAGGGGATCCGTCGAGAGAGGGGACCGGTACTCGTTCCTCGACGGGAGCTTCCCCGGACCTCAAACGATCTACCGCCTCCAAGAAGTCGAGACCTCGGGGAACACGATCTGGCTCGGGAAGACCTCGGCGGCGGACGGGATCCCCTCGGCTCCGGCGTGGCAGCCGCCGGTCGTCTCCCTTCGAGAAACCCCATCCGCCGAGGCGAGAGGCGCCGGCAACTGCCTCATCACGAACCCGAGCTACCCGCAGAACCAGAACCTCGAGTGGATCGCGGTCTGTGCGGACGAGTGGGAAGACGCGCTCGCTCCTCTCGTCGCGTATCGAGAGTCCCAGAACCTCTCCGCGGGAGTGTGGACCGTCGGCGAAGTGTTCTCGTGCTGGGGAGATATCGGCCCGCCGTTCATCGATCGCAACACCCTGAGGGATCTCCTCGCGAACGCCCTCGCGGAGTGGACCGTGAAGCCCAAGTACCTTCTTCTCGTCGGAGATGCGTACTACCTGGGAGGCGATGCCGATCGCATCCCCATGTGGGGGAGCTACGAGCCGGAGCTTGCGTGGTTCGACGAGGACAGCACCTGGTCGGATCGTCCCTACGCGGATCCGGACGGCGACGGAGTAGCGGAGATCTTCGTCGGTCGGATCCCGGCGACGAGCGCGGCAGACGTGTCGAATGCGGTGGCGAAGATCCTCGAACGGGAAAACTCGTCCGACCCGACGTACGGGAAGCGCTCGCTCCTCTTCGTCGAAGACTCCGGCGACTGCGGGAACGACGCAGCGTGGATTCGGGCGCTCGCCGACAGCGTGAACGCCTGTCTTCCGACCGATTGGAGCCGAACGCTCATCGCTCGGTCCGCGATCGGAGGAACGTACAACGATTGGGAACGGGTCGCCGACTCCGCGTGGAGCGCGGGACAGGGTCTCGTCTTCTTCTTCGGCAACTGCTCCGGATGGTGGAGCTTCAACGACTTCTGGAACACGGCGATGGGGTGGGATTCCGGAAAGCTCTCGCCGAATCACGTGTACCCATTCGTGTTCGGGGGATCGTGCGGAGAAGGGGGCATCGACCGCCGCGACCTCTGGGGAATCCATCGACCGATCCTCGAACAGCTCCTCTGCTCGTTCCCCGATCGAGGCGCCTCCGGAGGACTCCTCCCCACGCGCTCGCTCCATCCCTACACCGCCGTCCGGATCGCGAAACACTTCATCGATCGAGTATTCCGTGGAGAGCCGACCCTCGGATCGGCGGCCTACCACGCCATGGAGGACCTCCTCGAGGTGTTCCCGGGAGCCGAGGATCATGTCTGGGAGTATGTCTTCTTCGGCGATCCCGCCATGCGCTCGCTCGCTCCCGACGTGAGCGCGGTCGCGGGAAGCATGGGATCCGAGCAGTTCGCGTTCGCTCTGGAAATGCCGGCGCCGAACCCGGTCTCGGCGCGCGGCGCCATCCGGTTCTCTCTCCCGGCCGCGGCCGATGTCGATCTCAAGGTCTACGACCTGTCCGGGCGCGTCGTGAAAACCATCCTCTCCGGACGGAGCGAGGCGGGGCGACACTCCGTCGAGTGGGATGGAACGAACGAACGGGGTCGACCGGTCGCTTCCGGGATCTACTTCCTCCACCTCCGGTCGGGGGATCGCGAGGCGGCCAGGAAGATCACGCTTCTACGCTAG